From a single Couchioplanes caeruleus genomic region:
- a CDS encoding DUF2382 domain-containing protein: MITRNDIPRLYGMDVYETDGSKIGSTAEIYLDEQTGEPEWLAVKTGLFGTKQSFVPLQRAEVGDDRITVPFAKDQVKDAPRIDPDGRLTPQEEDELYRHYGLSSTGGTLDSSSGRESRTEGRDSWTDRGENRTETSETATGTGRYDTDRRDTDRYDTERTGTDRATSRSADTSTDAMTRSEERLVADTEREQVGKARLRKYVVTEQEQVTVPVTREEVRLEREPVTEANRGDAFSGPDITESEHEVTLHAERPVVETEAVPVERVRLGKETVRDEETVRGEVRKEQIDFDDPNSERR, from the coding sequence ATGATCACGCGCAACGACATCCCCCGGCTCTACGGCATGGACGTGTACGAGACCGACGGCAGCAAGATCGGCTCGACCGCCGAGATCTACCTCGACGAGCAGACCGGCGAGCCCGAGTGGCTGGCCGTCAAGACCGGCCTGTTCGGCACCAAGCAGTCGTTCGTACCGCTGCAGCGCGCCGAGGTCGGCGACGACCGCATCACCGTCCCGTTCGCCAAGGACCAGGTCAAGGACGCGCCGCGGATCGACCCCGACGGGCGGCTGACCCCGCAGGAGGAGGACGAGCTGTACCGGCACTACGGCCTCTCGTCCACCGGCGGCACCCTCGACAGCTCCTCGGGTCGCGAGAGCCGGACGGAGGGTCGCGACAGCTGGACGGACAGGGGCGAGAACCGGACGGAGACGAGCGAGACCGCGACCGGCACCGGCCGCTACGACACCGACCGTCGTGACACCGACCGCTATGACACCGAGCGCACCGGCACCGACCGTGCCACCTCGCGCAGCGCGGACACCTCTACCGACGCCATGACGCGCTCGGAGGAGCGCCTGGTGGCCGACACCGAGCGCGAGCAGGTCGGCAAGGCCCGGCTGCGCAAGTACGTCGTCACCGAGCAGGAGCAGGTGACCGTGCCGGTGACCCGCGAGGAGGTCCGCCTCGAGCGCGAGCCCGTCACCGAGGCCAACCGCGGCGACGCGTTCAGCGGCCCCGACATCACCGAGAGCGAGCACGAGGTGACGCTGCACGCCGAGCGGCCCGTGGTCGAGACCGAGGCCGTGCCGGTGGAGCGGGTACGCCTCGGCAAGGAGACCGTCCGCGACGAGGAGACCGTCCGCGGCGAGGTCCGCAAGGAGCAGATCGATTTCGACGACCCGAACTCCGAGCGCCGCTGA
- a CDS encoding MFS transporter: MTTNDAGTVRTNVPARLDGLPWARWHWMIVIGLGTVWILDGLEVTIVGNLSGRLAEPGSGLDITQSQVTGFGAATYVLGACFGALFFGWVTDRFGRRKLFMLTLGVYLFGTAMTALSFDPWWFFVFRFITGAGIGGEYAAINSAIDELIPARHRGRIDIVINGTFWAGAAVGALVTVPILTQLPVSWGWRAAFGLGVVLGLVILLVRRHVPESPRWLFIHGRGDEAETLVREVERTVEREDDVTLEPAEQYITIKQRRSIGFAEIARTLVRRYPKRAALGLALFVGQAFLYNAVTFGYAQILQTFFDVPSGSTGYYFAVIAVGNLIGPLVLAPLFDSVGRKIMITGTYVVSGVLLLVTAWLFATGALTAVTMTVCWCVVLFFASAGASSAYLTVSEIFPMETRALAIAFFYAVGTAVGGVSGPLLFAELVGTGKVGDTVLAFAIGAVLMIAAGLVEAVLGVKAERQSLEQLATPLTAADAAGARS; this comes from the coding sequence ATGACCACGAACGATGCCGGTACGGTGCGCACGAACGTGCCCGCCCGCCTCGACGGGCTGCCCTGGGCCCGCTGGCACTGGATGATCGTCATCGGCCTCGGCACCGTCTGGATCCTGGACGGGCTCGAGGTCACCATCGTCGGCAACCTCTCCGGCCGGCTCGCGGAGCCCGGCAGCGGCCTGGACATCACGCAGAGCCAGGTCACCGGCTTCGGCGCGGCGACGTACGTGCTCGGCGCCTGCTTCGGCGCGCTGTTCTTCGGCTGGGTCACCGACCGGTTCGGCCGCAGGAAGCTGTTCATGCTGACGCTCGGGGTCTACCTGTTCGGTACGGCGATGACCGCGCTGAGCTTCGACCCGTGGTGGTTCTTCGTCTTCCGCTTCATCACCGGCGCCGGCATCGGCGGCGAGTACGCGGCGATCAACTCCGCGATCGACGAGCTGATCCCGGCACGGCACCGCGGCCGCATCGACATCGTCATCAACGGCACGTTCTGGGCCGGCGCGGCGGTGGGCGCCCTGGTGACGGTGCCGATCCTGACCCAGCTGCCGGTGTCCTGGGGCTGGCGGGCCGCCTTCGGGCTCGGGGTGGTGCTCGGGCTGGTGATCCTGCTGGTGCGCCGGCACGTCCCGGAGAGCCCGCGCTGGCTGTTCATCCACGGTCGCGGCGACGAGGCCGAGACGCTGGTGCGCGAGGTCGAGCGGACGGTCGAGCGCGAGGACGACGTCACCCTCGAGCCGGCCGAGCAGTACATCACCATCAAGCAGCGCCGGTCGATCGGCTTCGCGGAGATCGCGAGGACGCTCGTGCGGCGGTACCCGAAGCGGGCCGCGCTGGGCCTCGCCCTCTTCGTCGGCCAGGCGTTCCTCTACAACGCCGTCACCTTCGGGTACGCGCAGATCCTGCAGACCTTCTTCGACGTGCCGTCGGGCAGCACGGGCTACTACTTCGCGGTGATCGCCGTGGGCAACCTGATCGGCCCGCTCGTGCTGGCGCCGCTCTTCGACTCGGTCGGCCGCAAGATCATGATCACCGGCACGTACGTGGTCTCCGGTGTCCTGCTGCTGGTGACCGCCTGGCTGTTCGCCACGGGCGCGCTCACGGCCGTGACGATGACCGTGTGCTGGTGCGTGGTGCTGTTCTTCGCCTCCGCGGGGGCCAGCTCGGCGTACCTGACGGTCAGCGAGATCTTCCCGATGGAGACCCGCGCGCTGGCGATCGCGTTCTTCTACGCCGTGGGCACCGCGGTCGGCGGTGTGAGCGGCCCGCTGCTCTTCGCCGAGCTGGTCGGCACGGGCAAGGTCGGCGACACCGTGCTCGCGTTCGCCATCGGCGCCGTGCTGATGATCGCCGCCGGGCTCGTCGAGGCGGTCCTGGGCGTCAAGGCGGAGCGGCAGAGTCTGGAGCAGCTGGCCACGCCATTGACGGCCGCCGATGCCGCCGGGGCCCGGTCGTGA
- a CDS encoding class I SAM-dependent methyltransferase, which produces MPSELIRAFDEAAATYDAVDVEFFTPMGAELVRRAGIRAGEHVLDVGCGRGAVLVPAAAAAGPHGRVTGIDLAPAMVELTARALAGLTTVSLTAGDAQRPEFAPGTFDVVTAGQVLFFLPDPPAALRAYRELLRPGGRLAFSSFAAHDPRYTRAVKALSQFATGLVDRQPAGLATFQDEKSIRAALAEAGYGPVTVSEGVVVSRFRDLEHFMRWVASHAGRQVLNHISPEALPRATAAAAAELEGARADDGALHLTTTVRYTVAARDA; this is translated from the coding sequence ATGCCTTCTGAGCTGATTCGCGCCTTCGACGAGGCGGCGGCCACGTACGACGCCGTCGACGTCGAGTTCTTCACGCCCATGGGAGCCGAGCTGGTCCGCCGCGCCGGCATCAGGGCCGGCGAGCACGTGCTCGACGTGGGCTGCGGGCGCGGGGCGGTGCTCGTACCGGCCGCGGCCGCCGCGGGGCCGCACGGGCGGGTCACCGGCATCGACCTGGCCCCGGCCATGGTGGAGCTGACCGCGCGGGCGCTGGCCGGGCTGACCACGGTCTCGCTCACCGCCGGCGACGCCCAGCGGCCGGAGTTCGCGCCGGGCACCTTCGACGTGGTGACGGCCGGGCAGGTGCTGTTCTTCCTGCCGGATCCGCCGGCCGCGCTGCGGGCGTACAGGGAGCTGCTGAGGCCCGGTGGACGACTGGCCTTCAGCTCCTTCGCCGCGCACGACCCGCGATACACCCGGGCGGTCAAGGCCCTGTCGCAGTTCGCGACGGGCCTGGTGGACCGGCAGCCGGCGGGCCTGGCCACGTTCCAGGACGAGAAGAGCATCCGGGCGGCGCTGGCCGAGGCCGGTTACGGGCCGGTCACCGTCTCCGAGGGCGTCGTGGTGAGCCGGTTCCGCGACCTCGAGCACTTCATGCGATGGGTCGCCTCGCACGCCGGCCGGCAGGTGCTCAACCACATCTCGCCGGAGGCGCTGCCGCGGGCCACGGCTGCCGCGGCGGCGGAGCTGGAGGGCGCGCGCGCCGACGACGGCGCCCTGCACCTCACGACGACCGTGCGGTACACCGTGGCCGCCCGGGACGCATGA
- a CDS encoding spore photoproduct lyase family protein — MSDLLDIRRIYVEPAAAELPRGREILARFPDAERVEVESHSRIPELYGDETNVNRWVRIKREALVLGVKKSLTARPNGRSADFIAPSTANGCAMACAYCYVPRRKGYSNPITVFANIDKILGYVQRHAGRQGVKPAPNECDPEAWVYDIGENSDCSLDARISDNVRDLVELFRWLPHAKASFATKHVNRDLLEWDPQGRTRIRFSLMPHRDAKLLDIRTSPIAERIAAIDDFVAAGYEVHVNFSPVVVRDGWLEDWAAMLSELDAGIGPAAKAQLAAEVIFLTHNRDLHEVNLGWHPKAEELLWRPDLQQVKRSQNGALNVRYRTGDKGRNVAALTEVIDRVTPYCRIRYAF, encoded by the coding sequence ATGAGCGACCTTCTCGACATCCGGCGCATCTATGTCGAACCGGCGGCCGCGGAGCTGCCACGCGGGCGGGAGATCCTGGCCCGGTTCCCGGACGCCGAGCGCGTCGAGGTGGAGAGTCACAGCCGCATCCCCGAGCTGTACGGCGACGAGACCAACGTCAACCGCTGGGTCCGCATCAAGCGCGAGGCCCTGGTGCTCGGCGTGAAGAAGTCGCTGACCGCCCGCCCCAACGGCCGCTCCGCGGACTTCATCGCGCCGTCCACGGCCAACGGATGCGCGATGGCCTGCGCGTACTGCTACGTGCCCCGCCGCAAGGGCTACTCCAACCCGATCACCGTGTTCGCCAACATCGACAAGATCCTCGGGTACGTGCAGCGCCACGCCGGCCGCCAGGGCGTGAAGCCGGCGCCGAACGAGTGCGACCCTGAGGCCTGGGTCTACGACATCGGCGAGAATTCCGACTGCTCGCTCGACGCACGGATCAGCGACAACGTGCGCGACCTCGTCGAGCTGTTCCGCTGGCTGCCCCACGCCAAGGCCAGCTTCGCCACCAAGCACGTCAACCGCGACCTGCTCGAGTGGGACCCTCAGGGGCGTACCCGGATCCGTTTCTCGCTGATGCCGCACCGCGACGCGAAGCTGCTCGACATCCGCACCAGCCCGATCGCCGAGCGGATCGCCGCCATCGACGACTTCGTCGCGGCCGGGTACGAGGTGCACGTCAACTTCAGCCCGGTCGTGGTGCGCGACGGCTGGCTGGAGGACTGGGCCGCGATGCTGTCCGAGCTGGACGCCGGCATCGGCCCGGCCGCGAAGGCGCAGCTCGCGGCGGAGGTCATCTTCCTCACCCACAACCGCGACCTGCACGAGGTCAACCTGGGCTGGCACCCGAAGGCCGAGGAGCTGCTGTGGCGCCCCGACCTGCAGCAGGTCAAGCGCTCGCAGAACGGCGCGCTCAACGTGCGATACCGCACCGGCGACAAGGGCCGCAATGTGGCGGCACTCACCGAGGTGATCGACCGGGTGACACCGTATTGTCGGATCCGCTATGCCTTCTGA
- the map gene encoding type I methionyl aminopeptidase: MIELKSAEEIGRMAVAGRFVGELLAELRGVAAVGVNLLDIEHHARRRIKERGAESCYWDYAPSFGRGPFRNVLCLSVNDAVLHGLPHDYVLRDGDLLSIDMALGIDGWNADSALSFVVGTPDPEDLKLIEATEVALAAGIAAAQPGGRLGDISAAIGEVAHSYGYGVNSEFGGHGIGRTMHEAPHIANSGRPRRGMTLHPGLTIAIEPWLCRSTDKIRYDEDGWTIRSADGSRTAHSEHTVAVTAAGPTVLTGRP; encoded by the coding sequence GTGATCGAGCTGAAGTCCGCCGAGGAGATCGGCCGGATGGCGGTGGCCGGCCGGTTCGTCGGCGAGCTGCTCGCCGAGCTGCGCGGGGTGGCCGCGGTCGGCGTGAACCTGCTCGACATCGAGCACCACGCCCGCCGCCGGATCAAGGAACGCGGCGCCGAGTCCTGCTACTGGGACTACGCCCCCTCGTTCGGCCGCGGCCCGTTCCGCAACGTGCTGTGCCTGTCGGTCAACGACGCCGTGCTGCACGGCCTGCCCCACGACTACGTGCTGCGCGACGGCGACCTGCTCAGCATCGACATGGCGCTGGGCATCGACGGCTGGAACGCGGACTCCGCGCTCTCCTTCGTCGTCGGCACCCCCGACCCGGAGGACCTCAAGCTCATCGAGGCCACCGAGGTCGCCCTCGCCGCCGGCATCGCCGCCGCTCAGCCGGGCGGCCGGCTCGGCGACATCTCCGCCGCGATCGGCGAGGTCGCCCATTCCTACGGGTACGGCGTCAACTCCGAGTTCGGCGGCCACGGCATCGGGCGCACCATGCACGAGGCCCCGCACATCGCGAACAGTGGCCGGCCCCGGCGCGGCATGACGCTGCACCCCGGGCTCACCATCGCCATCGAGCCGTGGCTCTGCCGCTCCACCGACAAGATCAGGTACGACGAGGACGGGTGGACGATCCGCTCGGCCGACGGGTCCCGTACCGCGCACTCCGAGCACACGGTCGCCGTGACGGCCGCCGGGCCGACCGTGCTGACCGGGCGGCCGTGA
- a CDS encoding dienelactone hydrolase family protein: MEFTAEQRLDDDVLERRFTLGEIPGILWTPASPSEPVPLILLGQPGDLGRMYPRLAARARHTVAEGFAAATIELPGSGERPRSAAAEQARADLRRVLQAGERVGDEIVDRLVLPLVEKAVPECRAALDALLPLPGITGPAGYAGGIISIGVRLALVEPRIAAAVLFAGSYVPRSILEEARRVTVPLHVLLQWDDEGNDRQMALDLFDAFGSKEKTLHANMGGHTGVPAFEADAGNRFFTRHLK; the protein is encoded by the coding sequence ATGGAATTCACCGCTGAACAGCGCCTCGACGACGATGTCCTCGAGCGCCGGTTCACCCTCGGCGAGATCCCCGGCATCCTGTGGACGCCGGCATCCCCGTCCGAGCCCGTCCCGCTGATCCTGCTCGGCCAGCCCGGCGACCTGGGCCGGATGTACCCGCGGCTGGCGGCCCGGGCCCGGCACACCGTGGCGGAAGGCTTCGCCGCGGCGACCATCGAGCTGCCCGGCAGCGGCGAGCGGCCCCGGTCGGCCGCCGCCGAGCAGGCCCGCGCCGACCTGCGCCGGGTGCTGCAGGCCGGCGAGCGGGTCGGCGACGAGATCGTCGACCGGCTCGTCCTCCCGCTGGTGGAGAAGGCGGTCCCGGAGTGCCGGGCCGCCCTGGATGCCCTCCTGCCGCTGCCCGGCATCACCGGCCCGGCCGGGTACGCGGGCGGGATCATCTCCATCGGCGTCCGGCTGGCGCTGGTCGAGCCGCGCATCGCGGCCGCCGTGCTGTTCGCCGGAAGCTATGTGCCCCGGTCCATCCTCGAGGAGGCCCGGCGGGTCACCGTCCCGCTGCACGTCCTGCTGCAGTGGGACGACGAGGGCAACGACCGGCAGATGGCCTTGGACCTGTTCGACGCGTTCGGCTCGAAGGAGAAGACGCTGCACGCCAACATGGGCGGGCACACCGGCGTCCCGGCGTTCGAGGCGGACGCCGGCAACCGGTTCTTCACCCGCCACCTGAAGTGA
- the glgX gene encoding glycogen debranching protein GlgX, whose protein sequence is MKIWPGNPYPLGATYDGGGTNFALFSEVAERVELCLFDDDGKETRIDLPEREALVWHGYLPRVVPGQRYGYRVHGPYDPSRGLRCNPTKLLLDPYAKAIDGHNEWDNALFSYHFGDPERLNEADSAPYAMRSVVVNPYFDWANDRPLRIPWHQTVIYEAHVKGMTANNPKIPEDVRGTYSGLAHPAMIKHFKELGVTAVELMPVHQFVHDSGLIERGLRNYWGYNTIGFFAPHNDYASFGGRGNQVQEFKSMVKALHAAGIEVILDVVYNHTAEGNHLGPTLSFRGIDNPAYYRLVDEDKQYYYDTTGTGNSLNVRHHESLRLIMDSLRYWVTEMHVDGFRFDLAAALAREFHEVNRLAAFFDLVNQDPVVSQVKLIAEPWDVGDGGYQVGGFPPLWTEWNGKYRDSVRDFWRGEPSSLGEFASRFTGSSDLYEIDGRRPIASINFVVAHDGFTLTDLVSYNEKHNDANGEDNRDGESHNRSWNCGVEGPTDDPEVTALRERQKRNFLATLLLSQGVPMIAHGDELGRTQQGNNNVYAQDSELSWIDWEDARHHDVLTLFTRKLTQLRAEHPIFRRRRFFTGQPAGDSKEPDIAWLRRDGEPMTPQDWTQSSGMTMTVFLNGNGIPEQDALGETITDSSFLVLFNPLPDPVEFTLPPREYGRTWEPVIDTADPLLAHRKKTVKAGGGLEVGGHTMVVLRCRY, encoded by the coding sequence ATGAAGATCTGGCCGGGCAACCCGTACCCGCTCGGCGCCACCTACGACGGCGGTGGCACCAACTTCGCCCTGTTCTCCGAGGTCGCCGAGCGCGTCGAGCTGTGCCTTTTCGACGACGACGGCAAGGAGACGCGGATCGACCTGCCCGAACGCGAGGCCCTCGTCTGGCACGGCTACCTGCCGCGCGTCGTGCCCGGCCAGCGCTACGGCTACCGCGTGCACGGGCCGTACGACCCGTCGCGAGGGCTGCGCTGCAATCCCACGAAGCTGCTGCTCGACCCGTACGCGAAGGCGATCGACGGGCACAACGAGTGGGACAACGCGCTGTTCTCGTACCACTTCGGGGACCCGGAGCGGCTCAACGAGGCCGACTCCGCGCCGTACGCGATGCGCTCGGTGGTGGTGAACCCGTACTTCGACTGGGCCAACGACCGGCCGCTGCGGATCCCGTGGCACCAGACGGTGATCTACGAGGCCCACGTCAAGGGCATGACCGCGAACAACCCGAAGATCCCCGAGGACGTACGCGGCACCTACTCCGGCCTCGCCCACCCGGCGATGATCAAGCACTTCAAGGAGCTGGGCGTCACCGCGGTGGAGCTCATGCCGGTGCACCAGTTCGTGCACGACAGCGGCCTCATCGAGCGCGGCCTGCGCAACTACTGGGGCTACAACACGATCGGGTTCTTCGCGCCGCACAACGACTACGCGTCCTTCGGCGGCCGGGGCAACCAGGTCCAGGAGTTCAAGTCGATGGTCAAGGCGCTGCACGCGGCCGGCATCGAGGTGATCCTGGACGTCGTCTACAACCACACCGCCGAGGGCAACCACCTCGGGCCCACGCTGTCGTTCCGCGGCATCGACAACCCGGCGTACTACCGGCTCGTCGACGAGGACAAGCAGTACTACTACGACACCACCGGCACCGGCAACAGCCTCAACGTGCGCCACCACGAGTCGCTGCGGCTGATCATGGACTCGCTGCGCTACTGGGTGACCGAGATGCACGTCGACGGGTTCCGCTTCGACCTCGCCGCCGCGCTGGCCCGCGAGTTCCACGAGGTCAACCGGCTCGCCGCGTTCTTCGACCTGGTCAACCAGGACCCGGTGGTGAGCCAGGTCAAGCTCATCGCCGAGCCGTGGGACGTCGGCGACGGCGGCTACCAGGTCGGCGGGTTCCCGCCGCTCTGGACCGAATGGAACGGCAAGTACCGCGACAGCGTGCGCGACTTCTGGCGCGGCGAGCCGTCCAGCCTCGGCGAGTTCGCGTCCCGCTTCACCGGCTCCTCCGACCTCTACGAGATCGACGGGCGCCGGCCGATCGCGTCGATCAACTTCGTCGTCGCCCACGACGGGTTCACGCTGACCGACCTGGTGTCGTACAACGAGAAGCACAACGACGCCAACGGCGAGGACAACCGCGACGGCGAGAGCCACAACCGCTCGTGGAACTGCGGGGTCGAGGGACCCACCGACGACCCCGAGGTCACGGCACTGCGCGAGCGGCAGAAACGCAACTTCCTCGCCACGCTGCTGCTGTCGCAGGGCGTGCCGATGATCGCCCACGGCGACGAGCTGGGCCGCACCCAGCAGGGCAACAACAACGTGTACGCCCAGGACAGCGAGCTGAGCTGGATCGACTGGGAGGACGCCCGGCACCACGACGTGCTGACGCTGTTCACCCGCAAGCTCACCCAGCTGCGCGCCGAGCACCCGATCTTCCGGCGGCGCCGCTTCTTCACCGGTCAGCCGGCCGGCGACTCGAAGGAGCCGGACATCGCGTGGCTGCGCCGCGACGGCGAGCCGATGACCCCGCAGGACTGGACGCAGAGCTCCGGCATGACCATGACGGTGTTCCTCAACGGCAACGGCATCCCCGAGCAGGACGCCCTCGGCGAGACCATCACGGACTCGTCGTTCCTCGTGCTGTTCAACCCGCTGCCCGACCCGGTGGAGTTCACCCTGCCGCCGCGCGAGTACGGTCGCACGTGGGAACCGGTCATCGACACTGCGGACCCCCTGCTGGCACACCGCAAGAAGACGGTCAAGGCCGGCGGCGGGCTGGAGGTCGGCGGCCACACCATGGTCGTGCTGCGCTGCCGCTACTGA
- a CDS encoding AAA family ATPase — translation MTLVVVSGAPGTGKSTLAHALAGTLGCPAVCRDEIRVGVVHAGTPDDGYLHTLETFFGVLEVLARGRVTAVAEAAFQDRLWRPRLEALAALTPLRVIRCAPPAGVVRARIAARMAADAAHDDAALLARPPAWEPITMDVPTLVVDTADGYRPSLAAIAEFAFA, via the coding sequence ATGACGCTGGTCGTCGTCAGCGGCGCGCCGGGCACGGGCAAGTCCACGCTGGCCCACGCGCTGGCCGGCACGCTCGGCTGCCCGGCGGTCTGCCGCGACGAGATCCGCGTCGGCGTGGTGCACGCCGGCACGCCGGACGACGGCTACCTGCACACGCTCGAGACGTTCTTCGGCGTGCTCGAGGTGCTGGCCCGCGGCCGGGTCACCGCGGTCGCGGAGGCGGCGTTCCAGGACCGGCTGTGGCGGCCCCGGCTGGAGGCACTCGCCGCGCTGACCCCACTGCGGGTCATCCGCTGCGCGCCGCCGGCCGGCGTGGTCCGCGCCCGGATCGCCGCCCGGATGGCCGCCGACGCGGCCCACGACGACGCCGCCCTGCTGGCCCGGCCGCCGGCCTGGGAACCGATCACGATGGACGTCCCGACGCTCGTCGTCGACACCGCGGACGGTTACCGCCCGTCGCTCGCCGCGATCGCCGAGTTCGCCTTCGCGTAG
- a CDS encoding helix-turn-helix domain-containing protein: protein MVRQPLTADQIAAGQRLGAALRAARGDRGLVEVALAAGISPETLRKIEAGRLPAPAFGSVVGLSRALGVPLSDLAEAWLADTPVHQAS, encoded by the coding sequence ATGGTTCGCCAACCGCTCACCGCCGACCAGATCGCCGCGGGCCAGCGCCTCGGAGCCGCCCTCCGCGCCGCGCGGGGCGATCGCGGCCTCGTCGAGGTGGCGCTGGCGGCCGGCATCTCCCCCGAGACGCTCCGCAAGATCGAGGCCGGCCGGCTGCCCGCGCCGGCGTTCGGCAGCGTGGTCGGGCTCAGCCGGGCCCTCGGCGTGCCGCTGAGCGACCTGGCCGAGGCCTGGCTGGCCGACACACCCGTCCACCAGGCGTCCTAA
- a CDS encoding DHA2 family efflux MFS transporter permease subunit gives MPEPTPRRRLLILAICCLSLFIVGLDATIVNIALPSLRADLGASVSGLQWVIDAYTLVLASLLVLAGSTADRVGRRRTFQTGLALFTAGSLLCSIAPDLGWLIAFRTVQAVGGSMLNPVAMSIITNTFTEPRERARAIGVWGGVVGLSMALGPVLGGALVAGLGWRSIFWINVPVGVAAFVLAAVFVPESRAARPRRLDPAGQVLVLLVLATVTFGIIEGPAVGWAAPAIVGCFVAGAAALVTLIRYENRRREPLLDLRVFRSVPFSGATLIAVCAFGTLGGFLFLNSLYLQEVRGLSALHAGLYTLPMALTTAVVAPLSGRIVGARGPRLPLMLAGAAIAVAMLPLTRLAPDTPVWLLAASYAMFGFGFGMVNAPITNTAMSGLPRAQAGVAAAIASTSRQVGSALGVAIIGAVVVSGLDGAAGARLAQASRSGWWIMVGCGLVILVLGLLTTGRRARATAERAGVELREVVPA, from the coding sequence ATGCCCGAGCCCACCCCCCGCCGCCGCCTGCTGATTCTCGCGATCTGCTGCCTGAGCCTGTTCATCGTGGGCCTGGACGCCACGATCGTGAACATCGCGCTGCCCTCGTTGCGCGCCGACCTCGGCGCCTCGGTGTCCGGGCTGCAGTGGGTCATCGACGCGTACACGCTGGTGCTGGCCAGCCTGCTGGTGCTGGCCGGGTCCACCGCCGACCGGGTGGGCCGGCGCCGCACCTTCCAGACCGGGCTGGCGCTGTTCACCGCCGGGTCGCTGCTGTGCAGCATCGCCCCGGACCTGGGCTGGCTCATCGCGTTCCGCACGGTGCAGGCGGTCGGCGGCTCGATGCTCAACCCGGTCGCGATGTCGATCATCACGAACACCTTCACCGAGCCGCGCGAGCGGGCCCGGGCGATCGGCGTGTGGGGCGGCGTGGTGGGGCTGAGCATGGCGCTCGGGCCGGTGCTCGGCGGCGCCCTGGTGGCCGGGCTGGGCTGGCGGTCGATCTTCTGGATCAACGTGCCGGTCGGGGTCGCCGCGTTCGTGCTGGCCGCGGTGTTCGTGCCTGAGTCCCGCGCCGCCCGGCCGCGCCGCCTCGACCCGGCCGGCCAGGTCCTGGTCCTGCTGGTCCTGGCCACCGTCACCTTCGGCATCATCGAGGGCCCGGCGGTGGGGTGGGCGGCACCGGCCATCGTGGGCTGCTTCGTCGCGGGCGCGGCCGCGCTGGTCACGCTGATCCGGTACGAGAACCGCCGGCGCGAGCCGCTGCTTGACCTGCGCGTGTTCCGCAGCGTCCCGTTCTCCGGCGCCACGCTGATCGCCGTCTGCGCGTTCGGCACGCTGGGCGGCTTCCTGTTCCTCAACTCGCTGTACCTGCAGGAGGTCCGCGGCCTGTCGGCGCTGCACGCGGGTCTCTACACGCTGCCGATGGCGCTGACGACCGCGGTGGTGGCGCCGCTGTCCGGGCGCATCGTCGGCGCCCGGGGCCCGCGCCTGCCGCTGATGCTGGCCGGCGCGGCGATCGCCGTGGCGATGCTGCCGCTGACCCGGCTCGCGCCGGACACGCCGGTGTGGCTGCTCGCCGCGAGCTACGCGATGTTCGGGTTCGGCTTCGGCATGGTGAACGCCCCGATCACCAACACCGCCATGTCCGGCCTGCCCCGGGCCCAGGCCGGGGTCGCGGCCGCGATCGCCTCGACGAGCCGGCAGGTCGGCTCCGCGCTGGGCGTCGCGATCATCGGGGCCGTCGTCGTCTCCGGCCTGGACGGGGCGGCCGGCGCGCGGCTGGCCCAGGCCTCCCGGTCCGGCTGGTGGATCATGGTCGGCTGCGGGCTCGTCATCCTGGTCCTCGGCCTGCTGACCACGGGCCGCCGGGCGCGCGCCACCGCCGAGCGTGCCGGTGTCGAGCTGCGCGAGGTTGTACCGGCATGA
- a CDS encoding TetR/AcrR family transcriptional regulator has protein sequence MRRRRGAVLEEAILRAAAQELTETGYAGFTMDAVARRAGTNKNAIYRRWPSRAALGVAAYRHLAERATVVPDTGSLREDALTLLRGANRHMSSPLGAVMRSLLAGAADDPELLAAIHERSADAGSQLWLSVLERAVARGEAPAGALHPRVATVAIVLLRNEFVTRGVPSAPDEVLVEIVDEVYLPLVRGRAGLTSGGG, from the coding sequence GTGCGACGACGACGAGGAGCGGTGCTCGAGGAGGCGATCCTCCGGGCAGCCGCGCAGGAGCTCACCGAGACCGGCTACGCGGGCTTCACGATGGACGCCGTGGCGCGGCGGGCGGGCACCAACAAGAACGCCATCTACCGCCGCTGGCCGAGCCGCGCGGCGCTGGGGGTGGCGGCGTACCGGCACCTCGCCGAGCGCGCGACGGTCGTCCCGGACACCGGGTCGCTGCGCGAGGACGCCCTGACCCTGCTGCGCGGCGCCAACCGGCACATGTCGTCCCCGCTGGGCGCGGTGATGCGCAGCCTGCTCGCCGGCGCGGCCGACGACCCGGAGCTGCTGGCGGCGATCCACGAACGGTCCGCCGACGCGGGCTCGCAGCTGTGGCTGTCTGTCCTGGAACGAGCCGTCGCCCGCGGGGAGGCCCCGGCCGGAGCCCTGCACCCCCGCGTCGCGACTGTCGCGATCGTGTTGCTGCGCAACGAGTTCGTGACGCGGGGCGTGCCGTCCGCACCGGACGAGGTCCTCGTCGAGATCGTCGACGAGGTCTACCTCCCCCTCGTCCGGGGCCGCGCGGGGCTCACTTCAGGTGGCGGGTGA